In a genomic window of Clavelina lepadiformis chromosome 7, kaClaLepa1.1, whole genome shotgun sequence:
- the LOC143465347 gene encoding G patch domain-containing protein 1-like → MSASSDDEHPYVKYGTPLEEIDESETKPSMLKSNVPVFDQIVTDEEGRRRFHGAFTGGFSAGYYNTVGTKEGWKPSTFLSSRSNKSKRKTFQANDFMDDEDRGDFGIAPKTLSTSTDFTSKHKRNAIQEKQLNIQEEKMTLSFGANLLDCLVLPMRNNIGIKMLKSMGWKEGQGLGPHVVRRKKKKKKKSASKMKVYGCRLPGADDPDSDDENIPENFQFAPKDMMPISILHKDDNYGIGYSRLDPTAALHVKEKKSSAVKARTKSGSKLSFYGQAFGVGAYEEEDDDIYAQDSMSNYDSVMSIEKNPDNTYGWTKPLAIAGAGHKEAIGYGDTPKILFVHAKREAKLFPKVYPPPPIPNDFDPYKRMKLQRESKRIKDLNLTTVEPSTVLPPSNENQPRLTSQDREALLEDNKSPAPTKKAQSIFDFISFEDRQRMEAAKRKPVELGFKGDNKIVEQPTMVDRSKPLCDATSLKPFSNNPEKLRRYEQYERAIRQRKKDPYSVIESNLTEWERKHEQHEFARLSQVYLHLSTNISSKFTKASENEDNDSVVQREVTEPAAKMKMFGIMTHDSVEWHPDPLLCKRFNVPDPYPNSESVGVSKPFGGFKILAVMGSSSAAKTPDAGHVASEEDSETKSKTGIVSDTKCPPAFNKSRPFIGGRWDRKPVFAGPMDKPAEKEDEKSEKKEDTQTTQELEEKSPERPPMELFKSIFASSEEDTSSSEEEKEDDDDATSDQNVKTNEQEESEPVIKRASAADVFMRPIPVKENILQQAVNDPTPPKESEPDHEPMEQDEVNEQPDEKNGSDDGYFGPILPPVRPASNGVESVDRGTPPKHDKKQLKHKKKKKHEHKGKKKKKDKHR, encoded by the exons ATGTCTGCTTCATCTGATGATGAACATCCTTATGTTAAATATGGAACACCACTGGAGGAGATAGATG AATCCGAAACCAAACCATCAATGTTAAAGAGTAACGTTCCTGTTTTTGATCAAATTGTAACCGATGAAGAAGGTAGAAGAAG GTTTCATGGAGCGTTTACCGGTGGATTCTCTGCTGGTTATTACAACACTGTCGGCACAAAGGAAGGATGGAAGCCTTCAACGTTTCTTTCATCTCGTTCCAACAAATCCAAGCgaaaaacttttcaagcaAACGATTTTATGGATGATGAG GACCGGGGTGATTTTGGAATTGCCCCCAAAACCTTATCAACAAGCACTGATTTCACGTCAAAGCACAAACGGAATGCGATTCAAGAAAAACAACTCAATATTCAGGAAGAGAAAATGACACTGTCTTTCGGAGCAAACCTACTTGATTGCTTAGTTTTACCAATGAG AAACAACATTGGAATAAAGATGTTGAAGTCAATGGGTTGGAAAGAGGGTCAAGGCCTCGGGCCGCATGTGGTAAGACgtaaaaagaagaaaaagaagaaatcgGCATCAAAAATGAAAGTATACGGCTGCCGGTTGCCAGGTGCAGATGACCCAGACAGTGAT GATGAAAATATCCCAGAAAATTTCCAGTTTGCCCCAAAAGACATGATGCCGATCAGTATCCTCCATAAAGATGACAACTACGGTATAGGATACAGTCGCCTTGATCCGACTGCAGCTCTTCatgtaaaagaaaagaaatctTCTGCTGTCAAAGCTCGAACAAAAAGTGGAAGTAAACTTTCCTTTTATGGTCAA GCATTTGGTGTTGGTGCATATGAAGAGGAAGACGATGACATCTATGCTCAAGATAGCATGAGCAATTATGACTCGGTGATGAGCATTGAAAAAAATCCCGACAACACCTATGGGTGGACTAAACCTCTGGCTATTGCTG GTGCTGGACACAAGGAAGCAATTGGTTACGGCGACACaccaaaaatactttttgttcATGCAAAGAGGGAGGCGAAATTGTTTCCCAAGGTTTATCCACCACCACCAATTCCAAATGATTTTGACCCCTACAAAAGAATGAAGTTGCAAAGGGAAAGCAAGCGGATTAAGGACTTGAATCTAACAACTGTG GAACCAAGTACGGTTTTACCTCCTTCGAATGAAAATCAACCACGACTTACTTCCCAAGATAGGGAAGCGTTGTTGGAAGACAATAAGTCACCTGCTCCAACGAAAAAGGCCCAGTCTATCTTTGATTTTATTTCCTTTGAGGACAGGCAGAGGATGGAAGCAGCCAAGCGCAAGCCGGTTGAGCTTGGCTTCAAGGGAGACAACAAGATAGTAGAGCAACCAACTATG GTTGATCGAAGCAAGCCTCTTTGCGATGCAACATCACTAAAACCTTTTTCCAACAATCCTGAAAAACTACGACGATATGAGCAATATGAAAGAGCTATTCGACAAAGGAAAAAAG ATCCGTATTCTGTGATTGAAAGTAATCTGACTGAATGGGAGAGAAAACATGAACAACATGAATTTGCAAGACTATCACAAGTATACCTTCATCTTTCGACCAACATCAGCTCTAAATTTACCAAAGCTTCTGAAAATGAAGACAATGATTCA GTTGTTCAACGCGAAGTAACCGAGCCAGCAGccaagatgaaaatgtttggCATAATGACACATGATAGCGTGGAATGGCATCCAGACCCTTTGCTATGCAAACGCTTCAATGTGCCAGATCCATACCCAAA ctCAGAGTCGGTTGGTGTTTCAAAGCCATTTGGTGGATTCAAGATCCTTGCCGTAATGGGTAGTTCATCTGCAGCCAAGACCCCAGATGCTGGACATGTTGCATCGGAGGAAGATTCAGAGACGAAG AGTAAAACAGGAATAGTCAGTGATACAAAGTGTCCGCCAGCTTTCAACAAATCTCGACCATTCATTGGTGGAAGATGGGATCGGAAGCCTGTCTTTGCTGGGCCAATGGATAAGCCTGCTGAGAAAGAAGATGAAAAGAGTGAGAAGAAAGAGGACACACAGACTACACAG GAATTAGAAGAGAAATCTCCTGAACGTCCACCAATGGAGTTATTCAAGTCTATCTTTGCATCAAGTGAGGAGGACACATCATCTTCCGAAGAGGAAAAAGAAGATGACGATGATGCAACATCAGACCAGAATGTTAAGACCAATGAACAAGAGGAATCAG AACCTGTAATAAAAAGGGCTTCTGCTGCTGATGTGTTCATGAGACCAATTCCAGTTAAAGAAAATATTCTGCAGCAAGCTGTGAATG ATCCAACCCCCCCAAAAGAATCCGAGCCAGATCATGAGCCAATGGAACAAGACGAAGTTAATGAACAACCAGATGAGAAAAACGGAAGCGATGATGGGTATTTTGGTCCAATTCTACCACCTGTTAGACCAGCTTCCAACGGAG ttgaATCAGTTGATCGTGGAACACCACCAAAGCATGATAAGAAGCAATTGAAGCATAAAAAG AAGAAGAAACACGAGCACAAGggcaaaaagaagaaaaaggatAAACATAGATaa
- the LOC143465895 gene encoding protein ERGIC-53-like isoform X1, translating into MNKVTMNRKFVILLICVVEFVLSDDSYRLKYEYKYSFKGPNLSQSDKSVPFWNTSGDAVPSHDSVRVVPSLRGKKGAVWSKYPFTHNAWQLDVSFRILGRGKVGADGLAVWFVETPSHGGPVFGSMDMWKGMGLFFDSFDNDGKRNNPYVTLIVNDGTMSYSHSTDGYEQKNGGCLRDFRNRPYPTKARIIYWNNRLQVLIDSGFTKEEDFEECTTVDNVKLPQPGYFGVSAATGGLADDHDVHKFLVWSLYPKQGETKEDEDQPGQKNKEEMKRLQEEYEKNLQSFMEEQKKFKEEHPDKVKEEFTDVDDMYEDFMPEFKAVMDVQNKVKDELSKLRSSMIMVLEKQERIISRLDEKSPPDANLAKSHEIENVMKIQRVTRDSVHELENHLNFLKTTTLALSDNVANLNVPDRAAAAGDNIASKSYEQQKFALDIQERLDVMRNSLVSIEAKQGKQPKLSCPSVEIPSCVTFAGLIIVAVIQVAILLAYHIIKQSREAAAKKFF; encoded by the exons ATGAATAAAGTCACCATGAATCgtaagtttgtgattttgttaaTATGTGTAGTAGAATTCGTATTGTCAGATGATAGCTATAGGTTAAAATACGAATATAAGTATAGCTTCAAAGGCCCTAACCTGTCTCAATCCGATAAATCAGTACCGTTTTGGAATACTTCAGGAG ATGCAGTTCCTAGTCACGATTCCGTTCGTGTTGTACCTTCTTTAAGAGGAAAGAAAGGTGCAGTTTGGTCAAAGTACCCATTCACTCACAATGCATGGCAATTAGATGTTTCTTTTCGAATCCTTGGCAGGGGAAAAGTAGGAGCAGACGGCTTG GCGGTCTGGTTTGTTGAAACCCCGAGTCATGGTGGTCCAGTATTTGGTTCAATGGACATGTGGAAGGGAATGGGACTTTTCTTTGATTCATTTGACAACGATGGAAAACGCAACAATCCATATGTGACTCTCATTGTTAATGATGGAACAATGTCATACAGTCATTCAAC AGATGGCTATGAACAGAAGAATGGTGGATGTTTGAGGGATTTTCGAAATCGTCCGTACCCCACTAAAGCAAGAATAATATACTGGAATAACAGGCTTCAA GTTTTGATCGATTCTggttttacaaaagaagaagATTTTGAAGAATGCACCACTGTTGATAATGTGAAGCTTCCTCAACCGGGATATTTTGGCGTCTCCGCTGCAACGGGAGGATTAGCAG ATGATCATGACGTGCACAAGTTCCTGGTTTGGAGCTTATATCCGAAGCAAGGT GAAACCAAAGAAGATGAGGATCAGCCTGGTCAAAAGAACAAGGAAGAGATGAAAAGACTCCAGGAGGAATATGAAAAGAACCTCCAGAGTTTCATGGAAGAGCAGAAGAAATTTAAAGAAGAACATCCAGATAAAGTCAAGGAAGAATTTACGGATGTTGATGACATG TATGAAGATTTTATGCCCGAATTTAAAGCTGTGATGGATGTCCAGAACAAGGTCAAGGATGAGTTGAG TAAATTGAGATCGTCAATGATCATGGTCCTTGAGAAGCAGGAGAGAATTATCTCCAGACTAGATGAGAAGAGTCCTCCCGACGCGAATTTAGCAAAATCACATGAGATAGAAAATGTCATGAAAATACAGAGAGTCACTCGCGATAGTGTTCACGAACTGGA AAATCACCTCAACTTTCTCAAAACAACAACTTTGGCTCTGTCAGACAATGTTGCAAATCTGAATGTTCCTGATCGTGCAGCCGCAGCCGGCGACAACATCGCAAGCAAAAGCTACGAACAGCAAAAATTTGCTTTGGACATACAGGAGAGATTAGATGTTATGCGTAACAGCCTTGTTTCCATAGAAGCTAAGCAG GGCAAACAGCCAAAGCTGAGCTGCCCGTCAGTTGAGATTCCATCGTGTGTTACATTTGCCGGTCTCATCATCGTAGCTGTCATTCAAGTAGCAATCCTCCTTGCCTATCATATCATAAA ACAGTCCCGTGAAGCTGCCGCAAAgaaattcttttaa
- the LOC143465348 gene encoding splicing factor U2AF 35 kDa subunit-like produces MAEYLASIFGTEKDKVNCSFYFKIGACRHGERCSRLHTKPTFSQTILIQGLYQNPQINNTAAGTFTDVEMQEHYDNFFEEVFVELEEKYGSIEEMNVCDNLGDHLVGNVYIKFHREEDAEKAVNDLNNRWFNGQPMISELSTVTDFREACCRQYEMGECTRGGFCNFMHLKPISRELRKRLYGRKEKRKRSRSPPTRSRRGGSRERHRSRERRH; encoded by the coding sequence ATGGCTGAATACCTGGCTTCAATTTTCGGAACAGAAAAGGACAAGGTCAattgttcattttattttaaaattggtgCTTGTCGTCATGGAGAACGCTGTTCTCGACTTCACACAAAACCAACGTTTAGTCAAACAATATTAATCCAAGGGTTGTACCAAAATCCCCAGATTAATAACACGGCTGCAGGAACATTTACTGATGTTGAAATGCAAGAGCATTATGACAACTTCTTTGAAGAAGTTTTTGTTGAGCTAGAAGAGAAATATGGATCAATTGAAGAGATGAATGTTTGTGATAATCTTGGTGATCACTTAGTTGGCAACGTGTACATAAAGTTTCATCGTGAGGAAGATGCCGAAAAAGCTGTAAATGATCTTAACAATCGTTGGTTCAATGGTCAACCTATGATATCTGAGTTGAGTACTGTGACTGATTTTCGTGAAGCTTGCTGTCGCCAATATGAGATGGGAGAATGCACAAGGGGTGGATTTTGTAACTTCATGCATTTGAAGCCAATTTCAAGAGAGCTGCGGAAGCGCTTGTATGGGCGCAAAGAGAAGCGTAAACGTTCTCGTTCTCCTCCAACACGGAGCCGAAGAGGTGGTTCACGTGAACGTCATCGCAGTAGAGAGCGAAGGCATTAA
- the LOC143465895 gene encoding protein ERGIC-53-like isoform X2 codes for MNKVTMNHAVPSHDSVRVVPSLRGKKGAVWSKYPFTHNAWQLDVSFRILGRGKVGADGLAVWFVETPSHGGPVFGSMDMWKGMGLFFDSFDNDGKRNNPYVTLIVNDGTMSYSHSTDGYEQKNGGCLRDFRNRPYPTKARIIYWNNRLQVLIDSGFTKEEDFEECTTVDNVKLPQPGYFGVSAATGGLADDHDVHKFLVWSLYPKQGETKEDEDQPGQKNKEEMKRLQEEYEKNLQSFMEEQKKFKEEHPDKVKEEFTDVDDMYEDFMPEFKAVMDVQNKVKDELSKLRSSMIMVLEKQERIISRLDEKSPPDANLAKSHEIENVMKIQRVTRDSVHELENHLNFLKTTTLALSDNVANLNVPDRAAAAGDNIASKSYEQQKFALDIQERLDVMRNSLVSIEAKQGKQPKLSCPSVEIPSCVTFAGLIIVAVIQVAILLAYHIIKQSREAAAKKFF; via the exons ATGAATAAAGTCACCATGAATC ATGCAGTTCCTAGTCACGATTCCGTTCGTGTTGTACCTTCTTTAAGAGGAAAGAAAGGTGCAGTTTGGTCAAAGTACCCATTCACTCACAATGCATGGCAATTAGATGTTTCTTTTCGAATCCTTGGCAGGGGAAAAGTAGGAGCAGACGGCTTG GCGGTCTGGTTTGTTGAAACCCCGAGTCATGGTGGTCCAGTATTTGGTTCAATGGACATGTGGAAGGGAATGGGACTTTTCTTTGATTCATTTGACAACGATGGAAAACGCAACAATCCATATGTGACTCTCATTGTTAATGATGGAACAATGTCATACAGTCATTCAAC AGATGGCTATGAACAGAAGAATGGTGGATGTTTGAGGGATTTTCGAAATCGTCCGTACCCCACTAAAGCAAGAATAATATACTGGAATAACAGGCTTCAA GTTTTGATCGATTCTggttttacaaaagaagaagATTTTGAAGAATGCACCACTGTTGATAATGTGAAGCTTCCTCAACCGGGATATTTTGGCGTCTCCGCTGCAACGGGAGGATTAGCAG ATGATCATGACGTGCACAAGTTCCTGGTTTGGAGCTTATATCCGAAGCAAGGT GAAACCAAAGAAGATGAGGATCAGCCTGGTCAAAAGAACAAGGAAGAGATGAAAAGACTCCAGGAGGAATATGAAAAGAACCTCCAGAGTTTCATGGAAGAGCAGAAGAAATTTAAAGAAGAACATCCAGATAAAGTCAAGGAAGAATTTACGGATGTTGATGACATG TATGAAGATTTTATGCCCGAATTTAAAGCTGTGATGGATGTCCAGAACAAGGTCAAGGATGAGTTGAG TAAATTGAGATCGTCAATGATCATGGTCCTTGAGAAGCAGGAGAGAATTATCTCCAGACTAGATGAGAAGAGTCCTCCCGACGCGAATTTAGCAAAATCACATGAGATAGAAAATGTCATGAAAATACAGAGAGTCACTCGCGATAGTGTTCACGAACTGGA AAATCACCTCAACTTTCTCAAAACAACAACTTTGGCTCTGTCAGACAATGTTGCAAATCTGAATGTTCCTGATCGTGCAGCCGCAGCCGGCGACAACATCGCAAGCAAAAGCTACGAACAGCAAAAATTTGCTTTGGACATACAGGAGAGATTAGATGTTATGCGTAACAGCCTTGTTTCCATAGAAGCTAAGCAG GGCAAACAGCCAAAGCTGAGCTGCCCGTCAGTTGAGATTCCATCGTGTGTTACATTTGCCGGTCTCATCATCGTAGCTGTCATTCAAGTAGCAATCCTCCTTGCCTATCATATCATAAA ACAGTCCCGTGAAGCTGCCGCAAAgaaattcttttaa
- the LOC143465893 gene encoding uncharacterized protein LOC143465893, whose product MKLCVVLILISCGFPVFRAHETERSSKVKATLHDRDHLQHGDYHSHVAHDDQHSRHHEDQHDHHYKHSMLEADHRDHAHTVDHSHRDSHSNHDNTHHQHEYDHDKHGSHDHHDKYFNHEHGHHQDEPSHDHLTHDKVHNELLQKQHAHENHNHHYGNDHQEHSKNHHDDYYHKHHHNDHDKHYDDHHDHDHDNDSHHDKHNNDHNHHDHDSHHDKYYDEHHDHDSHHDRHYDVYHDHNGHHDKHYDDHHHSHDSHRDKHYDDHHDHDSHHDKHYDDHHHSHNSHHDKHYDDHHDHDSHHDKHYDDHHHSHDSHHDKHYDDHHHSHDSHHDKHYDDHHQHDHHSHHDQQQHEQTNQDKQQRDAQAHEKKKDHIASHGDSHNYHGHHDHDTHHHMGHHSAGHHEARAHHHEHQKQIRREENLLDAAHNKNHYDRYMYKSHGHAEEVKKMLSKAGSGMMLQQYTLVLHGGRNCLHQYVLEDSEITFFYLDMQNKPIHMAALDSQAKILVEEKRNCSGTINIPVKTKGYYHFCFVNPLRLPRKLFIAFEIGPGKAKRKKYWEGGREGRLYLIQENLQEVNALLQFRKAKYSSNKRNADDYINIMNERSWTQFILVLLILALQVYAIHRVFDKTQSTHLKTSNQVQYRMSAKV is encoded by the exons ATGAAGCTTTGCGTTGTATTAATACTCATCAGCTGCGGTTTTCCCGTTTTTCGAGCCCACGAAACTGAAAGGAGCAGCAAGGTGAAAGCTACTCTTCACGATCGCGATCACCTTCAGCACGGTGATTACCACAGTCACGTGGCACATGACGACCAGCATAGTAGGCATCATGAAGATCAACACGACCATCATTACAAACACAGCATGCTCGAAGCTGATCATCGTGATCATGCTCACACTGTAGATCACAGCCATCGCGATTCACATTCAAATCATGACAATACTCACCATCAACATGAGTACGATCATGATAAACATGGCAGCCATGACCATCATGACAAGTATTTCAATCATGAACATGGTCATCATCAGGACGAGCCCAGTCACGATCACCTTACGCACGATAAAGTTCACAACgaacttttacaaaaacaacatgCTCACGAAAACCACAATCATCATTATGGTAATGACCATCAAGAACATAGCAAAAATCATCATGATGATTATTACCATAAACACCATCACAACGATCACGATAAACATTACGATGATCACCATGATCACGATCACGATAACGACAGTCATCATGATAAGCATAACAATGATCACAACCACCATGATCACGATAGTCATCATGATAAATATTACGATGAACACCACGATCACGATAGTCATCATGATAGACACTATGATGTCTACCACGATCACAACGGTCATCATGATAAACATTACGATGACCACCACCACAGTCACGATAGTCATCGTGATAAACATTACGATGATCACCACGATCACGATAGTCATCATGATAAACATTACGATGACCACCACCACAGTCACAATAGTCATCATGATAAACATTACGATGATCACCACGATCACGATAGTCATCATGATAAACATTACGATGACCACCATCACAGTCACGATAGTCATCATGATAAACATTACGATGACCACCATCACAGTCACGATAGTCATCATGATAAACATTACGATGACCACCACCAGCACGATCACCATAGTCACCATGATCAACAACAGCatgaacaaacaaaccagGACAAACAACAGCGTGACGCACAAGCTCACGAGAAAAAGAAAG ATCACATTGCTAGTCACGGTGATAGTCACAACTATCACGGTCATCATGATCATGATACACATCATCATATGGGACATCACAGTGCAGGTCATCATGAAGCACGCGCACACCACCACG AACACCAGAAGCAAATTCGACGGGAAGAAAACTTGTTGGATGCTGCTCATAACAAAAATCATTATGATCGCTACATGTATAAATCACATGGTCATGCGGAAG AAgtaaagaaaatgttaagCAAGGCTGGTTCAGGTATGATGCTACAACAATACACCCTAGTGCTTCACGGAGGAAGGAATTGTCTTCATCAATATGTCCTGGAAGATTCTGAGATCACCTTTTTCTACCTA GACATGCAAAACAAGCCCATACATATGGCAGCACTGGATTCTCAAGCAAAAATTCTGGTCGAGGAAAAGAGAAACTGTAGCGGAACTATAAACATACCCGTTAAAACAAAAG GCTACTATCATTTTTGCTTCGTGAATCCTCTTCGGTTGCCAAGAAAGTTATTCATCGCTTTTGAAATAGGACCGGGAAAAGCGAAAAGGAAGAAATACTGGGAAGGTGGCCGTGAG GGCCGTCTTTATTTGATTCAAGAAAACCTGCAAGAAGTGAACGCATTATTACAATTCCGCAAAGCTAAGTACAGCTCGAACAAGCGTAATGCAGACGACTACATCAACATCATGAATGAAAGATCCTGGACTCAATTTATTTTGGTACTGCTCATTCTCGCCCTTCAAGTCTATGCAATTCATCGGGTCTTTGATAAAACACAAAGCACTCATCTAAAAACTTCAAACCAAGTGCAATATCGCATGTCAGCCAAAGTTTGA
- the LOC143465896 gene encoding uncharacterized protein LOC143465896 codes for MTLNSFKGTAVLLIILLTVLQADCFARHHRNEEYEENRHQHYRDDGGDYDHESNRRNDEKIDQDRDSMDEYERKKNHDHNYRDHEKDYRREQEKHFGEGDRFGHGHGRYSGHVHHEKDDEQYKNGEYDHFRGHDHYRNSRVEEHHGPEHVEEHRHHYEPDEKEREDDRDDSERERRFSDGQEEEEHLHNENHHRVHGYSDEQAAKESYEHHMRHPELTEIQRRRYERESQYGKRSAEEQRQDDKRQVEEVLERQKKGIYDHHNYKPSKFEREYKRPEHHKSLEEEEHHHRRGDGEYYTERDSGYHNHFHDYHQLSEEQKERYRKNVQGKDFHEHAVREYDKHASDPRHYEDHTRHRTKEEYTQDLHKHIDHLLQSSLTEEDKKFHKQAMMDGVNVEELIKGRREL; via the exons ATGACTCTAAACAGTTTCAAAGGCACCGCTGTTTTACTAATTATTCTTCTGACTGTCTTACAAGCTGATTGCTTCGCCAGACATCACCGTAACGAAGAATACGAAGAAAATCGTCATCAGCATTATCGCGATGACGGTGGTGATTACGACcatgaaagtaatcgcaggaATGATGAAAAAATAGATCAAGACCGTGATTCTATGGATGAGTATGAGCGGAAGAAGAATCACGATCATAATTATCGAGACCATGAAAAAGATTACCGCCGTGAGCAGGAAAAACACTTTGGAGAAGGTGACCGCTTTGGACATGGCCATGGTCGTTACAGTGGTCACGTTCACCATGAAAAAGACGATGAACAATATAAAAACGGCGAATACGATCACTTCAGAGGGCATGACCATTACCGAAATAGTCGTGTTGAAGAACATCATGGACCGGAACATGTTGAGGAACACAGACATCACTACGAGCCGGATGAGAAAGAGCGGGAGGACGACCGAGATGACAGCGAAAGGGAACGTCGCTTTTCCGACGGACAGGAAGAAGAGGAACACCTTCATAATGAAAACCACCATCGCGTTCATGGATATAGCGATGAACAGGCTGCAAAGGAATCCTACGAGCATCACATGCGTCATCCTGAATTAACCG AGATCCAGAGACGGCGTTATGAAAGGGAAAGTCAATATGGAAAGAGGAGTGCGGAGGAACAAAGGCAAGATGACAAGAGACAGGTTGAAGAAGTCCTTGAGAGACAGAAGAAAGGAATCTACGATCACCACAATTATAAACCTAGCAAATTTGAACGTGAATACAAACGACCAGAACATCACAAAAGCCTCGAGGAGGAGGAGCACCATCACCGACGTGGAGACGGGGAATATTACACGGAGCGGGATAGTGGCTATCACAATCACTTTCATGATTACCATCAACTAAGTGAAGAACAGAAGGAACGCTATCGGAAAAATGTTCAGGGAAAAGACTTTCACGAACACGCTGTAAGAGAGTACGACAAACATGCCTCCGACCCACGACACTATGAAGATCATACCAGGCATCGAACCAAGGAAGAATATACACAAGACTTACATAAGCACATTGATCATTTATTGCAATCAAGTTTAACGGAAGAAG ataaaaagtttcacaaaCAAGCGATGATGGACGGAGTAAACGTCGAAGAACTTATAAAAGGCCGGCGAGAACTATAA